AGTTCGGCGACCTCATCGAAGGACGCGGAGTCGGAGGCACCCGGGGTGCAGATCGGGTAGAGATCCTCCGGGGAGTTCCCGAGCAGCGGGCTGGCGAGCTGCGACTGGCGGGCACGCATCCAGTTCCGGTTGCCCTTCACGGTGTTGATCTCACCGTTATGGGCGATCGTCCGGAACGGCTGTGCGAGCGGCCAGGACGGGAAGGTGTTGGTCGAGAAGCGCGAGTGTACGATCGCGAGCTTGCTCTTGAACCGGGTGTCCGAGAGGTCCGGGTAGAACGGTTCGAGCTGGGCCGTGGTGAGCATGCCCTTGTAGACGATCGTGCGGCTCGAGAGCGACGGGAAGTAGACACCGAAGCGGTTCTGAGCGCGCTTGCGGATCCGCCAGACCCGGCGGTCCAGCTCGTCCCGGCTCAGCTCAGCGCCGTCGGGCGCCGCGAAGAAGGGCTGCGCGAAGAACGGCATGCAGGCGCGGGCCATGGATCCGACCAGCTCGGCGCGGATGGGGACCTCGCGCCAGCCGATGACCGACAGGCCTTCTTCACCGGCCAGGCCCTCGATGCCCTGACGGGCGGCGTCGGCCTCGCCGGGGACAGCGGGAAGGAAAGCGGTGCCGACGGCGTACTGTCCCTGGGCGGGCAGCTCGAAGTCGAGGACCGCGCGGAAGAACTCGTCCGGGATCTGCGTCAGCAGGCCGGCGCCGTCGCCGGTTCCCTCGTCGGCGCCGACGGCGCCTCGGTGTTCCAGGCTGCGCAGTGCATGGAGGGCATTGGCGACGATGTCGTAGCCAGGCTCACCCCGCAGGGTGGCGATGATGGCGAGGCCACAGGCGTCCTTCTCCTCCTCGGGGCGGTAAAGCCCCGAGGCGGCAGGCTGAGCCGCGAACCGCACGAAAGGGTTCTCCGGCTGCCCGGGGGCTGCCGGATCCACTTCGGGTGCGTGGTGCCGCGTATGAGTCATGACGGAGCGTCCTTCCTCCTGGTCGAGCTGGTGGAGGGGACAACATTGGCCCCAGTCGTTCGCGCGTCATTGTGACGAGCGCAACAAGGCGATTGATACTAGCGATTGTAGGTCACCAGCGGTCACCGAACGAATGGTTACACCCCTCGGAGGGGTGGCATCAGGCCGCCCCCGTCGTGACGGGGCGGGGCCGTGGCTGGATTCAGTTCCGGGATTCCTGGTCGGTGGACGAGGAGGAGGCTTCCGGGCCCGCGGACTGGGGGGTGGCGTCCGCTTCGGGCTGGGCTGCTGCAGGGTCATCATCGGTTGCAGCATCGCTCGGTGTTGCAGCGACACTACCACGAGGACCACCATCTGAGACGGAACCTTCCGCATCCTGGATGGTAACTTCCGGTTCGTGACTACCGGCCGGCGCTTCGGGCTCCGGTTCGCGACCCTTCAGGTACGGTGTGTCGCCCCGCTTCGAGCGTCCGAAACCGGCGATCACGAAGTACAGCAGGGCCGCGATGAGCACGAAGATGCTCGTCCAGACGTTGAGGCGGGTGGTGACGCCGAAGAGGGTGATGTGCTCGGCGTCGTCGATCCGGAGCAGTTCGATCCAGACGCGGCCCAGGCAGTAGTACGCGGCGTACAGGGCGAAGAGGCGGGCACGGCGGAAGTGGAACCGGCGGTCCAGCAGCAGCAGGATGACGACGCCGATCAGGTTCCAGAGGCTCTCGTAGAGGAACGTCGGGTGGAACAGGGTGCCCGGGGCCGCGTCGGCGGGGAAGTTCGGGTTCTGCGGGTCGATCTGCAGGCCCCACGGCAGGTCCGTGGGCGCGCCGAAGAGCTCCTGGTTGAACCAGTTGCCCCAACGGCCGATCGCCTGAGCGAGGAGCAGGCCGGGCGCCGCCGCGTCCATGAACGCGCTGAGCTTCACCCCGGACCGGCGGCAGCCGATCCACGCGCCGACCGCGCCCAGGACCACCGCGCCCCAGATGCCCAGGCCACCACGCCAGATCTGCGGGATCAGGCTGAGGTCACCCGTGCCGTCGAAGTTCGGGCCGAAGTACTGCGCCGGCGAGGAGACCACATGATAGAGGCGACCGCCGATGATGCCGAACGGGATCGCCCAGATGGCGATGTCCCACAGGCTGCCCTCCGGCGTGCCACGGCGCTTCCAGCGGACCGCAGTGAGCCAGAGGCCCACCACGATGCCGAGCAGGATGCACAGGGCGTACGCCCTGATGCTGAACGGTCCCAGCTCGAACCCCGACCAGCTGGGGCTGGGGATGCTGGCAGTGAGCTGGGTCGCCATCAGGGCGGTCTGCATACCGGGTTCCTATCCGGCCGGGGTGAATCCGGCGCTGAGTTCCTGAGTGAGCTGCGCGACGGCGGGGACGCCGCCGTCGCGGAGGGCCGAGACCAGGGCGGAGCCCACGATCACGCCATCGGCGTAAGAGGCGATCTCCCGGACGTGCTCGGCCCGGGACACGCCCAGCCCGACGCACACGCGTTCCGCGCCGGCGGCGTGGGTGGCCGCCACGAGGCTCTCGGCGAGGTTGCTCACCGCGCCGCGGGCGCCGGTGACGCCCATGACCGAGACGGCGTACACGAAGCCGCGGCTGGCCTGGACCGTCATGCTGAGGCGCTCCGGCGTGGAGGACGGCGCCACCAGGAAGATGCGGTCCAGCGAGTACTTGTCCGACGCGGCGACCCACTCGGCCGCCTCATCGGGGATGAGGTCCGGCGTGACCAGGCCTGCTCCCCCGGCTTCCGCCAGCCGCCGCGCGAATTCGTCGACGCCCAGCCGCATGACCGGGTTCCAGTAGGTCATGACCACGACGGCGGCGTCGCTCGCCTCCGTGATGCCCTTGACGACATCGAAGACGCTCGCCACGTGGAAGCCGTTCGCGAGGGCCTCGGTGGTCGCGGCCTGGATGACCGGGCCGTCCATGACGGGGTCCGAGTACGGGATGCCGATCTCGATGATGTCCGCGCCGTTCTCCGCCAGCGCGATGCCGGCGTCGATGCTCGTCTGGACATCCGGGTATCCGGCGGGCAGGTAGCCGATCAGGGCGGAACGCCCCTCGGCCTTCGCCTTGTCGATGGCGGCCGCGGCCTTGGAGTGGATCATGCCGGGGACTCCTCACCCGTGGTGCTGTGACGTGTGGAAAGCGTGGTGCCGCGGACGTTGCCGTCCTCGTCGAGCATGTCGAACCACTCGGCGGCGGTCTGGACGTCCTTGTCACCGCGGCCCGACAGGTTGACGACGATGATGACCTCGCTGGGGTCCTCCTTGCCCTCGGTCAGCCGCTGGCCGACCTTGATGGCGCCGGCGAGGGCGTGGGATGACTCGATGGCGGGGATGATGCCCTCGGTCTGCGACAGCACCTTGAAGGCGTCCATCGCTTCGGTGTCCGTGATCGGCTCGTACGTCACGCGGCCGATGTCGTGCAGATAGGAGTGCTCCGGCCCGACGCCCGGGTAGTCCAGGCCCGCGGAGATGGAGTGGGACTCGACCGTCTGGCCGTCCTCGTCCTGCATCAGGTAGGAGCGCGCGCCGTGCAGCACGCCGGGGCGGCCCAGCGTGATGGTCGCCGCGTGCCGGCCGGTCTCCACGCCGTCGCCGCCGGCCTCGAAGCCGTAGATGGCGACCTCGGGGTCGTCGAGGAAGCCGTGGAAGATGCCGATCGCGTTCGAGCCGCCGCCGATGCAGGCGCAGACCGCGTCCGGAAGACGGCCCGTCTGGGTCAGGATCTGCTCGCGGGCCTCGTCGCCGATGACCTCGTGGAAGAAGCGGACCATGGCCGGGAACGGGTGGGCTCCGGCCGCGGTGCCGAGGAGGTAGTGGGTGTTGTCCACATTGGTCACCCAGTCGCGGAGCGCCTCGTTGATGGCGTCCTTCAGCGTCTGGGAGCCGTTCGTGACGGGGATGACCGTGGCGCCCAGCAGCTGCATGCGGGCCACGTTGAGGGCCTGACGGCGGCAGTCCTCGGCACCCATGTAGACGACGCACTCCAGACCCATGAGGGCGGCGGCCGTGGCCGAGGCGACGCCGTGCTGACCCGCGCCGGTCTCGGCGATCACACGGGTCTTACCCATGCGCTTGGCGAGCAGGGCCTGACCCAGCACGTTGTTGATCTTGTGCGAACCGGTGTGGTTGAGGTCTTCGCGCTTGAGGAAGACGCGGGCGCCACCGGCGTGCTCGGAGAAGCGCTTGGCCTCGGTGAGCAGGCTCGGGCGGCCCGAGTAGTTCTTGTTCAGCTCGGAGATCTCCGCGAGGAAATCGGGATCCAGCCGGGCCTTGTTGAAGGTGTCCTCCAGCTCATCCAGAGCGGCGATGAGGGATTCGGGCATCCAGCGGCCGCCGTACTCACCGAAGTAGGGACCTTCGGCGTGACGCAAGGGGCCGTGGTCCGTGGCGCTGCCGCCCTCGGCCTGCTCCGCCAGCCGTCCCGCCAGGAATGCCTCAGCGGGGTCCCCGAAGGCCTGCTCTTCAGCCGCGCCCTGCCCGGGGTTCTGCGATGCGTTCTCCGCCATCGCGCTCACCGTCCTCTGTGTTTCGGTTCGGACCGGCGACGCCGCAGGGGCATCGCCGGGCGTGTTCGTAGAGCTGTTCAGCCGCGCCGGGCCGGCATGGCACGGGTGCCTGCCTCCCGGAAGTCCTGGAGCAGCCGGCGCGGGTCATCGGTGGTGACGAGCGCCTCGCCCACCAGGAGCGCCTGCGCGCCCTGGGACGCATAGTGCACGGCATCCTCGACTCCGCGGACCCCGGACTCCGCCACGGCGATCGCTCCGGCCGGAATGGCCGAGGCGAGGCCGCCGAAGACGCCGCGGTCGACGTCGAGGGTCTTCAGATTGCGGACGTTGACGCCGATGATGCGAGCTTCCACGGCCGCAGCACGCTCGATCTCCTCGAGCGTGTGGGTCTCCAGCAGCACATTCATGCCCAGTTCGTGGGCGAGGTCGCTGAAGTCCTTGAGCTGAGCGTCATCGAGAGCGGCGGCGATCAGCAGGATGAGGTCGGCGCCGTGGGCACGGGCCTCCCAGATCTGGTACTCGTCCACCGTGAAGTCCTTGCGGAGCAGTGGCACGTCCACCCGGGCGCGCACCGCGTCAAGATCGGCGAGGCTGCCGTTGAAGCGGCGCTGCTCGGTCAGTACCGAGATGACGGATGCTCCCCCGGAGACGTACTGCTCCGCGAGTGCCGCAGGATCGACGATCCCGGCCAGCTCGCCCTTGGAGGGGCTGCGGCGCTTGATCTCCGCGATGACCTTCAGCCCGGCGTCGGGCTGGCCTCCGCCGAGCGCGGCCCAGGCGTCCCGCGCGGGGGCCGCGGCGCGCGCGGCGTCCTCGATCGCAGCCTGCGACTGCCGGCGGGCCTCAAGGTCTTCGCGGACCCCCGCGATGATGTCGTCGAGGACAGTCACAGATCAGTGGCTGTTCTTGAGCTTGCTGCCGCCGACGCCGTAACCGGCCTTGCGCATGGCGAAACCGGCCAGGAGGCCGATCACCATGACGCCGATGCCGCCCCAGAAGACCGGCGCGCTGGCCAGGACGAAGGCGATGGACGAAACCAGGGCGCCCACCAGCATGATGGCCACGCAGGTCCAGGCAGCCGGGCTGTTGCCGTGTCCGATCTCGTCCGCGTGGGACTCGGTGGACTGGCTGGCCGGAAACAGTGGCTTTGCTCATGGTGATACTCCTCAGGAATGAAACTAACTACATTCTGCCATTGATTGTGCAGGTCCAGGCGCAGCGGAGCCGCCGTGCCCACCTGCCGGACAGGCCTAGCTGGGGTCGTGCCCCTTGCTGAGCTGATCCCAGCTGTCGATCGCGTCCAGAGGCTCGTCGTCGGCGGCCTCCTCGGCTGCGGTGGAGGGGCCCGCGGAGCCCTTCGCGGCCGCGCGGGACCGGCCCGCGGCGCCGTCGTATTTCGAGCTCCCCGCCCAATGGCGCGAGGCGAGAATCAGCCACACCGCGCACAGGATGAGCAGCGCGCCGCAGATCACCGCGACCAGGGGGAAGGACGTCAGGCTGACGTCCGCCGGTCCGTTCGCGACGCCGGTCTGGCGGCTGATCTCGCCCTGTGCCGCGGCACGGGGGTCGTTCAGCACGGTCAGGCCGGCCGAGACGATCCCGATCCCGGACAGGGCGATCGCCACCGCGACCACCCATCGGGCGATGCGGCCCGCGATGCTGCTGGCGATGGCGCCGGCGACCGCCACCACCGCGAGGGCCGTGACCGCCGTCGCGGCCTTGCTGCCGGCGACGTGGAGATCCGGCATCCTGACACCGCTCTGCGCCAGGACGACGTTCACCCAGCTCTGAGTCGTGGTGCCGAAGACGGCGACGGCGCACAGCACCGTCACCAGCACGACGGTGCCCTTACGTGACCAGCGGGGAGCTGCGGGGCGGCTCATCACTGACCTTCCGTGAGCGACGCCGCGAGGCCGGGCTCCGCGTCCCGCAGGGCGGAGGCGAGGTGCGCGGCACGCAGCGGCGCGGCGGCCTTGTTCACGGTCTCCAGCGCTTCGTCCGGCTTGTGGGAATCGGCGACGATGCCGCCGCCGGCCTGAACGTACGCCTTGCCGTCCAGCAGGAGGGCCGTGCGGATGGCGATGGCCATGTCCATGTCTCCGGCGAAGTCGAGATATCCGACCACTCCCCCGTAGACGCTGCGCCGGTGCGGCTCCAGTTCGTCCAGGAGACTCAGCGCCCGCGGCTTCGGGGCGCCGGAGAGCGTGCCGGCCGGGAAGGTGGAGGCGAGCACGTCGTAGGCCGTGGAGCCCGGGGCGAGCTGCCCCACCACGGTGGAGACCAGGTGCATGATGTGGCTGAAACGCTCCACCTCCATGAACTGCGTGACATCCACGGTGCCCGCGGTGCAGACCCGAGAGAGGTCGTTGCGGGACAGGTCCACGAGCATGAGGTGCTCGGCACGTTCCTTCGTGTCCGCGAGGAGCTCCTCGGCCAGCGCGACGTCGGCGTCATGGGTCTTGCCGCGCGGACGGGATCCGGCGATCGGGTGCGTGATCACCTCGCGGTCCGTGACCGTCACGAGCGCTTCGGGGCTGGAGCCGACGATCGCGTACTCACGGCCCTGAGGATCCTCGAAGTTGCAGAGGTACATGTACGGGCTGGGGTTGCTGTTGCGCAGCATCCGGTAGACGTCCAGCGCACTCGACGCGCAGTCGAGCTCGAAGCGCCGGGAGATGACCACCTGGAAGACCTCGCCGTCGCGGATGGCCTCCTTGCCGCGGTCGATGGCTTCGAGATACTGCGCTTCGGGCCAGCGGTGCTGCACGGATTCCTGGTAGTCGCGGCTGGGAGCCAGGGCGGCGATGGCCGGTGCGGCCGGACGCTGCAGGCGCTCCAGCATGGCGTCGAGGCGCATGACCGCGTCCTGATAGGCCTCGTCCACCCGTTCCGGACTGTCGTCCATGTTGATGGCGTTCGCCACGAGCAGCACCGAACCGTCCACGTTGTCGTGGACCGCGATGTCGCTCACCAGGTTGAGGGCCAGTTCCGGCAGGTTCAAGTCGTCCTGCGGCGGGTGCACCAGGCGTTCCCAGTGGCGGACGGTCTCCCAGCCGACGAAGCCGACGAGGCCCGACGTCAGCGGCGGCAGATCCGCGTGGCGCTCGGTGCGCAGCGCTTCGAGGGTGAGGCGGAGGGCCTCGGCCGGGTTCCCCGAGGTGGGCACGCCCTGGGGAGGCTCTCCCTGCCAGAAGGCCTCGCCGTCGCGCGTCGTCAGCGTGGCCCGGCTGTGCGCGCCGATGAACGAGTAGCGGCTCCAGGACCCGCCGACCGCGGCGGATTCGAAGAGGAACGTGCCCGGCTTCGCGGCGCCGTCAGCGTCGAGGGCGAGCTTGCGGTACAGGCTGATCGGCGTCTCCGCGTCGGCCAGGACCTTCAGCGTCACCGAGATCACCCGGTGCTCGCGCGCCAGGGTCCGGAACTCATTCAGGCTGGGGTTCAGGGCGGTGGTCTCCAGCACTAGCGTGCACCTTCCGTCGTCGCGGCGTCTGCGGCCGGGTCCTCTGTCGGCTGTTCGTCCTCCCGGGACCCGACGACGGCGGGCAGCTCCCGGCCGTCGAAGCAGGTCCGCGTTCCCGTGTGGCAGGCGGCGCCCACCTGGTCGACGCGCACCAGCAGGGCGTCGCCGTCGCAGTCGAGGGCGACGGACTTGACCCACTGCACATGGCCCGAGGTGTCCCCCTTGCGCCAGTACTCCTGCCGCGAGCGGGACCAGAAGGTGACCCGTCCCGTGGTGAGCGTGCGGCGGAGCGCTTCGTCGTCCATCCAGCCGAGCATGAGGACTTCTCCACTGTCATGCTGCTGGATGATGACCGCCACCAGGCCGTGGTCGTCGCGCTTGAGGCGCGACACCACGTCAGGGCCGAGCCCGGTGGTCGGCTCAGAGGCTGCGGAAGCGCCGGGAAGAGGGGGAATGGGCTGTTCAGACATCGCGATCCAGTCTAGTACGGCAAGCCGTGCCGCCACGCCTCCGCCTGCCTCGGTGACGTCGCCCGCCACCTGCTTTCCGACGGCGCGCAACGCCGCGTCTCGCAGTGCGTCATGCACCGCCGGGAGCCCGCTCTCGTGTTACGTTCACAGTGATGCGTTTTGTGGCCCCCTCCCGAGAATTCCTGGCCGAGACTTTGCTCGCGGCCGGTCCCGACGCGCCCACCCTCTGTGAGGGGTGGAAGACGCGGCACCTGCTGGCGCACCTGCACCTCCGGGAGACCAGCCCCCGGCTCGCCCTGGGCCTCGCGGTCAAGGCCCTGGCGCCCGCCTCGGACCAGGCGATCGAGGAGCTCGCGTCCACCCTGGATGATGGCGCGTACGTCAAGCTCGTGGAGCAGTTCCGCGCCGGACCGTCCCGTTTCTCGCCGTGGGGCATTCCCGCGTTCGCCGAGCTGGCCAATCTCGCGGAGTTCTTCGTGCACGCCGAGGACGTCCGCCGTGCCGGGGACCGCTGGGCGCCCCGGGCCCTCGATGACGCCTACGCCGAGGCACTCTGGGCGGATCTGGTGAAGCGCGCCGCCCTCCTGTACCGCGGCGTCGATCTGGGCATCGTGCTCGTGCGCCCTAACGGGCCACGGCACGTCGCCCGCCGCGCTCCGGACTCGGTCGCCATCCTGGGCGATCCGGCCGAGCTGATGATGCACGCCTACGGCCGCGCCTCGCATGCGTTGGTGTCCTTCGAAGGCCAGCCCGACGCCGTCGCCCTGCTGCGGTCGGCGACGCTCGGAGCCTGAGACCAGCCCAGTCTGAGGCGAGCCCGCTCGACACTCTTGAGCTGATACAACTCATGGAACCGAGGAGGGACCCTGCCAGACGGCAGGGTCCCTCCTCGGTTCCAGCGGGTGCTTCGGCGCTGAGGTCAGC
The nucleotide sequence above comes from Arthrobacter woluwensis. Encoded proteins:
- a CDS encoding TIGR03085 family metal-binding protein, producing MRFVAPSREFLAETLLAAGPDAPTLCEGWKTRHLLAHLHLRETSPRLALGLAVKALAPASDQAIEELASTLDDGAYVKLVEQFRAGPSRFSPWGIPAFAELANLAEFFVHAEDVRRAGDRWAPRALDDAYAEALWADLVKRAALLYRGVDLGIVLVRPNGPRHVARRAPDSVAILGDPAELMMHAYGRASHALVSFEGQPDAVALLRSATLGA
- a CDS encoding HGxxPAAW family protein, producing the protein MFPASQSTESHADEIGHGNSPAAWTCVAIMLVGALVSSIAFVLASAPVFWGGIGVMVIGLLAGFAMRKAGYGVGGSKLKNSH
- the lgt gene encoding prolipoprotein diacylglyceryl transferase, whose product is MQTALMATQLTASIPSPSWSGFELGPFSIRAYALCILLGIVVGLWLTAVRWKRRGTPEGSLWDIAIWAIPFGIIGGRLYHVVSSPAQYFGPNFDGTGDLSLIPQIWRGGLGIWGAVVLGAVGAWIGCRRSGVKLSAFMDAAAPGLLLAQAIGRWGNWFNQELFGAPTDLPWGLQIDPQNPNFPADAAPGTLFHPTFLYESLWNLIGVVILLLLDRRFHFRRARLFALYAAYYCLGRVWIELLRIDDAEHITLFGVTTRLNVWTSIFVLIAALLYFVIAGFGRSKRGDTPYLKGREPEPEAPAGSHEPEVTIQDAEGSVSDGGPRGSVAATPSDAATDDDPAAAQPEADATPQSAGPEASSSSTDQESRN
- the trpB gene encoding tryptophan synthase subunit beta, whose amino-acid sequence is MAENASQNPGQGAAEEQAFGDPAEAFLAGRLAEQAEGGSATDHGPLRHAEGPYFGEYGGRWMPESLIAALDELEDTFNKARLDPDFLAEISELNKNYSGRPSLLTEAKRFSEHAGGARVFLKREDLNHTGSHKINNVLGQALLAKRMGKTRVIAETGAGQHGVASATAAALMGLECVVYMGAEDCRRQALNVARMQLLGATVIPVTNGSQTLKDAINEALRDWVTNVDNTHYLLGTAAGAHPFPAMVRFFHEVIGDEAREQILTQTGRLPDAVCACIGGGSNAIGIFHGFLDDPEVAIYGFEAGGDGVETGRHAATITLGRPGVLHGARSYLMQDEDGQTVESHSISAGLDYPGVGPEHSYLHDIGRVTYEPITDTEAMDAFKVLSQTEGIIPAIESSHALAGAIKVGQRLTEGKEDPSEVIIVVNLSGRGDKDVQTAAEWFDMLDEDGNVRGTTLSTRHSTTGEESPA
- the hisI gene encoding phosphoribosyl-AMP cyclohydrolase, which encodes MSEQPIPPLPGASAASEPTTGLGPDVVSRLKRDDHGLVAVIIQQHDSGEVLMLGWMDDEALRRTLTTGRVTFWSRSRQEYWRKGDTSGHVQWVKSVALDCDGDALLVRVDQVGAACHTGTRTCFDGRELPAVVGSREDEQPTEDPAADAATTEGAR
- the trpC gene encoding indole-3-glycerol phosphate synthase TrpC, encoding MTVLDDIIAGVREDLEARRQSQAAIEDAARAAAPARDAWAALGGGQPDAGLKVIAEIKRRSPSKGELAGIVDPAALAEQYVSGGASVISVLTEQRRFNGSLADLDAVRARVDVPLLRKDFTVDEYQIWEARAHGADLILLIAAALDDAQLKDFSDLAHELGMNVLLETHTLEEIERAAAVEARIIGVNVRNLKTLDVDRGVFGGLASAIPAGAIAVAESGVRGVEDAVHYASQGAQALLVGEALVTTDDPRRLLQDFREAGTRAMPARRG
- the trpA gene encoding tryptophan synthase subunit alpha, whose product is MIHSKAAAAIDKAKAEGRSALIGYLPAGYPDVQTSIDAGIALAENGADIIEIGIPYSDPVMDGPVIQAATTEALANGFHVASVFDVVKGITEASDAAVVVMTYWNPVMRLGVDEFARRLAEAGGAGLVTPDLIPDEAAEWVAASDKYSLDRIFLVAPSSTPERLSMTVQASRGFVYAVSVMGVTGARGAVSNLAESLVAATHAAGAERVCVGLGVSRAEHVREIASYADGVIVGSALVSALRDGGVPAVAQLTQELSAGFTPAG
- a CDS encoding Trp biosynthesis-associated membrane protein, which codes for MSRPAAPRWSRKGTVVLVTVLCAVAVFGTTTQSWVNVVLAQSGVRMPDLHVAGSKAATAVTALAVVAVAGAIASSIAGRIARWVVAVAIALSGIGIVSAGLTVLNDPRAAAQGEISRQTGVANGPADVSLTSFPLVAVICGALLILCAVWLILASRHWAGSSKYDGAAGRSRAAAKGSAGPSTAAEEAADDEPLDAIDSWDQLSKGHDPS
- a CDS encoding anthranilate synthase component I, whose amino-acid sequence is MLETTALNPSLNEFRTLAREHRVISVTLKVLADAETPISLYRKLALDADGAAKPGTFLFESAAVGGSWSRYSFIGAHSRATLTTRDGEAFWQGEPPQGVPTSGNPAEALRLTLEALRTERHADLPPLTSGLVGFVGWETVRHWERLVHPPQDDLNLPELALNLVSDIAVHDNVDGSVLLVANAINMDDSPERVDEAYQDAVMRLDAMLERLQRPAAPAIAALAPSRDYQESVQHRWPEAQYLEAIDRGKEAIRDGEVFQVVISRRFELDCASSALDVYRMLRNSNPSPYMYLCNFEDPQGREYAIVGSSPEALVTVTDREVITHPIAGSRPRGKTHDADVALAEELLADTKERAEHLMLVDLSRNDLSRVCTAGTVDVTQFMEVERFSHIMHLVSTVVGQLAPGSTAYDVLASTFPAGTLSGAPKPRALSLLDELEPHRRSVYGGVVGYLDFAGDMDMAIAIRTALLLDGKAYVQAGGGIVADSHKPDEALETVNKAAAPLRAAHLASALRDAEPGLAASLTEGQ